The following proteins are co-located in the Streptomyces sp. DT2A-34 genome:
- a CDS encoding LLM class F420-dependent oxidoreductase, whose protein sequence is MQLGINLGYWGAGMDADNLAVAQEADRLGYAVCWAAEAYGSDAATVLSWVAAQTERIDVGSAIFQIPARQPAMTAMTAATLDSLSGGRFRLGLGVSGPQVSEGWYGVKFDKPLARTREYVEIIRKAMTRERLSYEGQHWTLPLPGGPGKPIKLTVHPQREHIPLYIAAIGPKNLEQTGEIADGALLIFPSAEHLEDTTIKYLRAGREKAGKTLDGFDVCPTLPLAVGDDKDVAALADTFRPYTALYVGGMGSPKQNFYNQLAQRMGYEKEAAEIQTKYLSGDKQGAAAAVPHELIDKTTLLGSVDRVADRMKAYAAAGVTTLSLAPAGFTLDERLASLRAGTEALERAGLA, encoded by the coding sequence ATGCAGCTCGGGATCAACCTCGGCTACTGGGGTGCCGGAATGGACGCCGACAATCTCGCCGTCGCGCAGGAGGCCGACCGGCTGGGATATGCCGTGTGCTGGGCCGCCGAGGCGTACGGCTCGGACGCGGCCACCGTGCTCTCCTGGGTCGCCGCCCAGACCGAGCGCATCGACGTCGGCTCCGCCATCTTCCAGATCCCGGCCCGCCAGCCCGCGATGACCGCGATGACGGCGGCGACCCTGGACTCGCTCTCCGGCGGCCGGTTCCGACTCGGCCTCGGCGTCTCCGGGCCGCAGGTCTCCGAGGGCTGGTACGGCGTCAAGTTCGACAAGCCGCTGGCACGCACGCGTGAGTACGTCGAGATCATCCGCAAGGCCATGACCCGCGAGCGCCTGTCGTACGAGGGACAGCACTGGACGCTGCCCCTGCCCGGCGGCCCCGGCAAGCCGATCAAGCTGACCGTGCATCCGCAGCGCGAGCACATCCCGCTGTACATCGCCGCCATCGGCCCGAAGAACCTCGAGCAGACCGGTGAGATCGCCGACGGCGCGCTGCTGATCTTCCCCTCCGCCGAGCACCTGGAGGACACGACGATCAAGTACCTGCGCGCCGGGCGCGAGAAGGCCGGCAAGACGCTCGACGGGTTCGACGTCTGCCCGACCCTTCCCCTCGCCGTGGGCGACGACAAGGACGTGGCCGCGCTCGCCGACACCTTCCGCCCCTACACCGCGCTGTACGTCGGCGGCATGGGCAGCCCCAAGCAGAACTTCTACAACCAGCTCGCCCAGCGCATGGGCTACGAGAAGGAAGCCGCCGAGATCCAGACCAAGTACCTCTCCGGCGACAAGCAGGGCGCCGCGGCCGCCGTACCGCACGAGCTGATCGACAAGACCACGCTGCTCGGTTCCGTCGACCGCGTCGCGGACCGGATGAAGGCCTATGCCGCGGCCGGGGTCACCACCCTGTCGCTCGCGCCCGCGGGCTTCACGCTCGACGAGCGGCTCGCCTCGCTGCGGGCCGGCACCGAGGCCCTGGAGCGTGCCGGCCTGGCGTGA
- a CDS encoding ferritin-like domain-containing protein, protein MLSAKSLFQEILDNDESFRLFCSIAASGESQGGWENARIAALVPQSERPLAPKITRHGADEDKHGRIFNALMKKRGLQPVPVPPETDYTVLLENHGIGLAHDKLKSDEPLTVQDIVTYLSHSRVTEQRASEQMELLRKHFADHPDLGRAVRMISDDEDNHLAYCHEELLRFAAQGHGRAIQRTLRECALAEIRIYRDVSLAVMDHMGRILGWPRAKAAVLAAGIHAVYAWERVAGWRRMVSLKMPERRDALGGPATSAPEFA, encoded by the coding sequence ATGCTTTCGGCCAAGAGTCTGTTCCAGGAGATCCTCGACAACGACGAGTCCTTTCGCCTGTTCTGCTCCATCGCGGCCAGCGGGGAGTCCCAGGGCGGTTGGGAGAACGCCCGTATCGCCGCGCTCGTCCCCCAGAGCGAGCGCCCCCTCGCGCCCAAGATCACCCGGCACGGCGCGGACGAGGACAAACACGGGCGGATCTTCAACGCCTTGATGAAGAAGCGGGGCCTGCAACCGGTGCCCGTCCCGCCCGAGACCGACTACACCGTGCTCCTGGAGAACCACGGCATCGGTCTCGCCCACGACAAGCTCAAGAGCGACGAGCCGCTCACCGTCCAGGACATCGTCACCTACCTCTCGCACAGCAGGGTCACCGAGCAGCGCGCCTCGGAGCAGATGGAGTTGCTGCGCAAGCACTTCGCCGACCACCCCGACCTCGGCCGCGCGGTCAGGATGATCTCCGACGACGAGGACAACCACCTCGCCTACTGCCACGAGGAGTTGCTGCGCTTCGCCGCCCAGGGACACGGCCGGGCCATCCAGCGAACGCTGCGCGAGTGCGCGCTCGCGGAGATCCGGATCTACCGGGACGTCAGCCTCGCGGTCATGGACCACATGGGGCGCATCCTCGGCTGGCCGAGGGCGAAGGCGGCCGTGCTCGCCGCGGGCATCCACGCCGTGTACGCCTGGGAGCGGGTCGCGGGCTGGCGGCGCATGGTGTCCCTGAAGATGCCGGAGCGACGCGACGCGCTCGGCGGACCCGCCACCTCGGCGCCCGAGTTCGCCTGA
- a CDS encoding SCO1664 family protein, whose translation MSAPERIPPRSVTPVDLLVEGELTVRGRIREASNAALFCTVAYEGQEASCVYKPIAGERPLWDFPDGTLAQREVAAYEVSEATGWGLVPPTVLRDGPYGEGMVQLWIDVTPEAELLALVDGEEPEPGWKAIGFAEVGEGRTALLVHADDERLRRLAVLDAVINNADRKGGHLLPTEGGHLYGIDHGVTFNVENKLRTLLWGWAGEPLTAEAVEALGALRTGLQEGGELAVRLTGLITAAEVEATRARVEALVTSGKHPEPSGEWPAIPWPPV comes from the coding sequence ATGTCCGCGCCAGAACGGATACCGCCGCGGAGCGTGACCCCGGTGGACCTGCTCGTCGAGGGCGAGCTGACCGTGCGCGGGCGCATCCGCGAGGCGTCCAACGCGGCGCTGTTCTGCACGGTCGCGTACGAGGGGCAGGAGGCGTCCTGCGTCTACAAGCCGATCGCCGGTGAGCGGCCGCTGTGGGACTTTCCCGACGGGACGCTCGCGCAGCGCGAGGTCGCCGCGTACGAGGTCTCCGAGGCGACCGGCTGGGGGCTCGTACCGCCCACGGTGCTGCGGGACGGGCCGTACGGCGAGGGCATGGTCCAGCTGTGGATCGACGTGACGCCCGAGGCCGAGCTGCTCGCCCTGGTCGACGGCGAGGAGCCCGAGCCCGGCTGGAAGGCGATCGGCTTCGCCGAGGTCGGCGAGGGCAGGACCGCGCTGCTGGTGCACGCCGACGACGAGCGGCTGCGGCGGCTCGCCGTCCTGGACGCCGTGATCAACAACGCCGACCGCAAGGGCGGGCACCTGCTGCCCACCGAGGGCGGCCATCTGTACGGCATCGACCACGGGGTCACCTTCAACGTCGAGAACAAGCTGCGGACGCTGCTGTGGGGCTGGGCCGGGGAGCCGCTGACGGCGGAGGCGGTCGAGGCGCTCGGCGCCCTGCGGACCGGGCTGCAGGAGGGCGGTGAGCTGGCCGTACGCCTGACCGGGCTGATCACCGCCGCCGAGGTGGAGGCCACACGCGCGCGTGTCGAGGCGCTGGTGACGTCCGGGAAGCATCCGGAACCGAGCGGGGAGTGGCCGGCGATTCCCTGGCCGCCCGTCTAG
- a CDS encoding ATP-dependent RecD-like DNA helicase yields MSTEPPETTEDTEPGTPGAAPGGGTPAAGNGDTTDRSSAAEDGDGDGDAGAQSSEGQAGDGDSPTESSPTESSATESSATESSAAQLSEAEAEIAAQRVERERIERRKAEKAAPVRSGAKLSGKAADLLAAVRAVESGAKPVAKVFSEPEPPRRPAPEPVRRPQPVAVEAPAGPAAQTVESVRRVLTEGGAPETLAPQVAAVLGEGAADQLRADPWQLLRVGGVRPEQADGFARALLGAECGPDDERRGRAVTVWLLEQAALAGHTAVEMPTLTAALAQRGVPDADTAVHSALAEGEALVFQDALDEPGAPAARRDDAAQEDEERPVRVLVGLERYALAEESLADGLARLINSVPKQDGSAEEWQRATSAAGSAADLIRAVAAHGLVLHTGGEASLAEPAALLHAAHALGLRAWAATHGPVGRERFSALLSGPGRPDGPTQAESAPAVATVAGLLSGAEGPGRDADGAFDLDLLIVLDAPQLDVETAALLTESLPDGARLVLAGDPAVLWSAGPGRVFADLLAARVCPLTASRRPDPGPLGELVSGIGIGELNQVEAPDKEVVIVPVRDAGEAVHRTVQLVADSVPRAIGVPTEQTQVITPGHGGAAGTRALNAALKERLNPGPGRFGGFDPGDRIAYSPAPGRTVPGQVVKADAEGLHLTCAGESVVVPKERVEQSVRHGWALTAHQAAGSRWPAVVVVLPGDAAQALSRPWVYTAFSRADRHLSVVHGAEQALPRAVAEIPAKPRTTRLPALLAPQLATAD; encoded by the coding sequence GTGAGCACGGAGCCGCCCGAGACCACGGAGGACACGGAGCCGGGGACGCCGGGGGCCGCGCCCGGGGGCGGGACGCCGGCGGCCGGCAACGGCGACACCACTGACCGGAGTTCCGCGGCCGAGGACGGTGACGGTGACGGTGACGCCGGGGCACAGTCGTCGGAGGGCCAGGCGGGCGACGGCGACTCCCCCACAGAGTCGTCCCCGACAGAGTCCTCCGCGACAGAGTCCTCCGCGACAGAGTCGTCCGCGGCGCAGTTGTCCGAGGCCGAGGCCGAGATCGCCGCTCAGCGGGTCGAGCGGGAGCGGATCGAGCGGCGCAAGGCCGAGAAGGCGGCGCCCGTCCGGAGCGGGGCCAAGCTCAGCGGGAAGGCCGCCGATCTGCTCGCCGCTGTACGGGCCGTGGAGAGCGGTGCGAAGCCCGTGGCCAAGGTCTTCAGTGAGCCCGAGCCACCGCGCCGCCCCGCCCCGGAGCCGGTACGCCGGCCGCAGCCCGTGGCGGTCGAAGCGCCCGCGGGCCCCGCTGCGCAGACCGTCGAATCCGTGCGCCGCGTGCTGACCGAAGGCGGCGCTCCCGAGACTCTCGCCCCGCAGGTCGCGGCGGTCCTCGGCGAGGGCGCGGCCGACCAACTGCGGGCGGACCCCTGGCAGTTGCTGCGCGTCGGCGGCGTACGGCCGGAGCAGGCCGACGGGTTCGCGCGGGCACTGCTCGGCGCGGAGTGCGGACCGGACGACGAGCGGCGTGGCCGGGCGGTCACCGTCTGGCTCCTGGAGCAGGCGGCCCTGGCCGGGCACACGGCCGTGGAGATGCCGACGCTCACCGCCGCGCTGGCCCAACGGGGTGTGCCGGACGCCGATACTGCCGTGCACAGCGCCCTGGCCGAGGGCGAGGCCCTGGTCTTCCAGGACGCCCTGGACGAGCCCGGCGCCCCGGCCGCCCGGCGGGACGACGCGGCGCAGGAGGACGAGGAACGGCCCGTCCGTGTCCTCGTCGGCCTGGAGCGGTACGCCCTCGCGGAGGAGAGCCTCGCCGACGGGCTGGCCCGCCTGATCAACTCGGTGCCGAAGCAGGACGGTTCGGCCGAGGAGTGGCAGCGGGCCACGTCCGCCGCGGGCTCCGCGGCCGACCTGATCCGCGCGGTCGCCGCGCACGGCCTGGTCCTCCACACCGGCGGGGAGGCGTCCCTGGCCGAACCGGCGGCGCTGCTGCACGCCGCGCACGCTCTCGGCCTGCGGGCCTGGGCGGCCACCCACGGCCCGGTCGGCCGGGAGCGCTTCTCGGCGCTGCTGAGCGGGCCCGGTCGGCCGGACGGCCCCACGCAGGCGGAATCCGCGCCCGCCGTCGCCACCGTGGCCGGTCTCCTCTCCGGTGCCGAAGGGCCCGGTCGGGACGCGGACGGGGCGTTCGACCTCGATCTGCTCATCGTGCTCGACGCACCGCAGTTGGACGTCGAGACGGCCGCTCTGCTCACGGAGTCGTTGCCGGACGGGGCCCGTCTGGTGCTGGCCGGGGATCCCGCGGTGCTGTGGTCGGCGGGGCCCGGGCGGGTGTTCGCCGATCTGCTGGCGGCGCGGGTCTGCCCGCTGACCGCCTCGCGGCGACCGGATCCCGGCCCGCTGGGCGAGCTGGTGTCCGGTATCGGCATCGGCGAGCTGAACCAGGTAGAGGCACCCGACAAGGAGGTCGTGATCGTGCCGGTGCGGGACGCGGGCGAGGCCGTGCACCGGACCGTGCAGCTCGTCGCGGACTCGGTGCCGCGCGCGATCGGCGTCCCGACCGAGCAGACCCAGGTGATCACGCCGGGCCACGGCGGGGCGGCCGGCACACGCGCGCTCAACGCCGCGCTCAAGGAACGGCTCAACCCCGGCCCCGGCCGCTTCGGCGGCTTCGACCCCGGTGACCGCATCGCGTACTCCCCCGCGCCGGGCCGTACGGTGCCGGGCCAGGTGGTGAAGGCCGACGCCGAGGGGCTGCACCTGACCTGCGCGGGCGAGTCCGTCGTCGTACCGAAGGAGCGGGTGGAGCAGTCCGTACGGCACGGTTGGGCCCTGACCGCGCACCAGGCGGCCGGCAGCCGCTGGCCGGCGGTGGTCGTGGTCCTCCCGGGCGACGCGGCCCAGGCCCTGAGCCGTCCCTGGGTCTACACGGCCTTCAGCCGCGCCGACCGCCACCTCTCCGTGGTCCACGGCGCGGAACAGGCCCTCCCCCGAGCGGTCGCCGAAATCCCGGCCAAGCCCCGCACGACCCGCCTGCCGGCGTTGCTGGCACCCCAACTGGCGACGGCCGACTGA
- a CDS encoding DUF3090 domain-containing protein yields the protein MSRQVFLYDPPDRFVAGTVGLPGRRTFFLQATAGSRVTSVALEKTQVAALAERMDELLDEVVRRSGGSAAVPAVAPTEISDTAPLESPVEEEFRVGTMALAWDGEEQRMIVEAQALVELDADTEEDLAEAEERLLQDEENGPPMLRVRLTGAQARAFAKRALDVVNAGRPPCPLCSLPLDPEGHVCPRQNGYRRGA from the coding sequence GTGTCCCGTCAGGTGTTCCTCTACGACCCCCCGGACCGTTTCGTGGCCGGTACGGTCGGGCTTCCCGGACGCCGTACGTTCTTCCTCCAGGCCACCGCAGGCTCCCGGGTGACCAGCGTGGCCCTGGAGAAGACCCAGGTCGCCGCCCTCGCCGAGCGCATGGACGAGCTGCTCGACGAGGTCGTACGGCGTAGTGGCGGCAGCGCCGCCGTCCCCGCCGTGGCGCCCACCGAGATCTCCGACACCGCCCCGCTGGAGTCCCCCGTCGAGGAGGAGTTCCGCGTCGGCACCATGGCCCTGGCCTGGGACGGCGAGGAGCAGCGCATGATCGTCGAGGCGCAGGCCCTCGTGGAGCTCGACGCCGACACCGAGGAGGACCTCGCCGAGGCCGAGGAGCGGCTGCTCCAGGACGAGGAGAACGGACCCCCGATGCTGCGGGTCCGGCTCACCGGCGCGCAGGCCAGGGCCTTCGCCAAGCGCGCCCTGGACGTCGTCAACGCCGGGCGGCCGCCGTGCCCGCTGTGCAGCCTCCCGCTCGACCCGGAAGGACACGTATGTCCGCGCCAGAACGGATACCGCCGCGGAGCGTGA
- a CDS encoding DUF5703 family protein, with protein sequence MPEYEFVDVYVPRGVSRKDATRLLTDHAEYGHWELDRLSLLRDGSRRVRLRRRIIRQVRATW encoded by the coding sequence ATGCCGGAATACGAATTTGTCGACGTGTACGTACCGCGCGGGGTCTCCCGCAAGGACGCCACACGCCTGCTGACGGACCATGCCGAGTACGGACACTGGGAGTTGGACCGCCTGAGCCTGCTGCGCGACGGCAGCCGCAGGGTGCGGCTGCGCCGCCGGATCATCCGCCAGGTGCGGGCCACATGGTGA
- a CDS encoding aldo/keto reductase: MEQRHLGRTGLRVSRIGLGTLTWGRDTDEHDAADVLKTFWEAGGTLVDTADVYGDGEAEYLLGRLIEGLVPRRDLVISTKAGSVPDPDRRFDGSRGHLLSALDASLTRLGTEYVDVWHIHAYDPHTPLEETLQALDLAVSSGRARYAGVSNFCGWQLAKAATWQLAAPGTRTRLASTQLEYSLLQRGVEREVLPASLDLGIGLLPSSPLGRGVLTGKYRNATPPDSRGASEHLAPFVAPYLDDTASRIVDAVQTAADGLAVTPLQVALAWVRDRPGVTAPVIGARNAQQLTAALSVEALSLPDEICRALDDVSAPVHRYPDHDWSTL; the protein is encoded by the coding sequence ATGGAGCAGAGGCATCTCGGCCGCACCGGCCTGCGCGTGTCCCGGATCGGGCTCGGCACCCTCACCTGGGGCAGGGACACCGACGAGCACGACGCCGCGGACGTCCTGAAGACGTTCTGGGAGGCGGGCGGCACCCTCGTCGACACGGCGGACGTGTACGGCGACGGAGAGGCCGAGTATCTGCTCGGCCGGCTCATAGAAGGGCTGGTCCCGCGCCGGGACCTGGTCATCTCGACGAAGGCGGGCAGCGTGCCCGACCCCGACCGCCGCTTCGACGGCTCGCGCGGCCATCTGCTCTCCGCGCTGGACGCCTCGCTGACCCGGCTCGGCACGGAGTACGTCGACGTCTGGCACATCCACGCCTACGACCCGCACACCCCGCTGGAGGAGACCCTCCAGGCCCTCGACCTGGCGGTCAGCAGCGGCCGCGCCCGTTACGCCGGCGTCTCCAACTTCTGCGGCTGGCAGCTCGCCAAGGCGGCGACATGGCAGCTCGCGGCGCCGGGCACACGGACCCGGCTGGCGAGCACGCAGCTGGAGTACTCGCTGCTCCAACGTGGAGTGGAACGCGAGGTGCTGCCGGCCTCGCTGGATCTGGGCATCGGCCTGCTGCCGTCCTCGCCGCTGGGGCGCGGGGTCCTCACGGGCAAGTACCGCAATGCGACGCCGCCCGACTCACGCGGCGCCTCGGAACATCTGGCGCCCTTCGTCGCGCCGTACCTCGACGACACGGCGAGCCGCATCGTGGACGCCGTGCAGACGGCGGCCGACGGGCTGGCGGTGACCCCGCTCCAGGTCGCCCTCGCCTGGGTCCGCGACCGGCCCGGCGTGACCGCACCCGTCATCGGCGCGCGCAACGCACAGCAGCTCACGGCGGCATTGTCAGTGGAGGCCCTTAGTCTTCCTGACGAGATCTGCCGGGCGCTCGACGACGTGTCGGCGCCCGTGCACCGCTATCCCGATCACGACTGGAGCACGCTGTGA
- a CDS encoding histidine phosphatase family protein: protein MPTLILVRHGRSTANTEGVLAGWTPGVALDERGAAQAAALPERLAQLPISEVVTSPLQRCQETIRPLLDARPELTAHTDERIGECHYGDWSGRKLAELADEPLMEVVQAHPSAAAFPGGESMRAMQTRAAEAVREWNARVERDHGADAVYVMCSHGDIIKSLVAEALGLHLDLFQRISVEPCSITAIRYTRLRPFLVRLGDTGDFASLAPREEPPADDATVGGGAGAP, encoded by the coding sequence ATGCCCACGCTGATCCTGGTCCGGCACGGACGCTCCACCGCCAACACCGAGGGGGTGCTCGCCGGGTGGACGCCCGGCGTCGCCCTCGACGAGCGCGGGGCCGCGCAGGCCGCCGCGCTGCCCGAACGGCTCGCCCAGCTGCCGATCTCCGAGGTCGTCACGAGCCCGCTGCAGCGCTGCCAGGAGACGATCCGGCCGCTGCTCGACGCCCGGCCCGAGCTCACCGCCCACACCGACGAGCGGATCGGGGAGTGCCACTACGGCGACTGGTCCGGCCGCAAGCTTGCCGAGCTGGCGGACGAGCCGCTGATGGAGGTCGTCCAGGCGCATCCCTCGGCGGCGGCGTTCCCCGGCGGTGAGTCGATGCGGGCGATGCAGACCCGGGCCGCCGAGGCCGTACGGGAGTGGAACGCGCGCGTGGAGCGCGATCACGGCGCCGACGCCGTGTATGTGATGTGTTCGCACGGCGACATCATCAAGTCCCTTGTCGCGGAGGCACTCGGTCTTCATCTCGACCTCTTCCAGAGGATTTCCGTTGAACCGTGTTCCATCACCGCGATCCGCTACACACGCCTGAGGCCGTTCCTCGTACGCCTCGGGGACACCGGTGATTTCGCGTCCCTCGCCCCGCGCGAGGAACCGCCGGCCGACGACGCGACGGTCGGGGGCGGCGCGGGCGCACCGTGA
- a CDS encoding chaplin encodes MRQVTRKGLMTVAAATGVIAAAGGAAHATGSGADGSTSNSPGVLSGNTVQAPLHVPVNVCGNTVNVVGVLNPASGNSCANQGGGASAGHGDSDGGSGASSGGHTSDSPGIGSGNHVEAPVHVPVNVCGNSVDVIGIGNSVEGNDCTNGGGGSGHTPPGGGQENPPGSPEQPGNPGNPGTPEQPGNPETPGNPGNPGSPQNPDEPTHPGTPSTPPSTGGETPGGGSSHRNQPGGQSVTQPQGDAELAQTGSDLPLGLVLPVGAGALLAGSVLYRKARTSA; translated from the coding sequence ATGCGACAGGTCACCCGCAAGGGCCTGATGACCGTGGCGGCCGCGACCGGCGTCATCGCCGCCGCGGGCGGCGCCGCCCACGCAACCGGCTCGGGTGCGGACGGCTCCACCTCGAACTCGCCCGGCGTGCTGTCGGGCAACACGGTGCAGGCGCCGCTGCACGTGCCGGTCAACGTGTGCGGCAACACGGTCAACGTCGTCGGGGTGCTCAATCCCGCGAGCGGCAACAGCTGCGCCAACCAGGGCGGCGGCGCGTCCGCCGGTCACGGGGACTCCGACGGCGGCTCAGGCGCGTCGTCCGGCGGGCACACCAGTGACTCGCCCGGTATCGGCTCCGGCAACCACGTCGAGGCCCCGGTCCATGTGCCGGTCAACGTGTGCGGCAACAGCGTCGACGTCATCGGCATCGGCAACTCCGTCGAGGGCAACGACTGCACCAACGGCGGCGGTGGCTCAGGTCACACCCCGCCGGGCGGCGGCCAGGAGAACCCGCCCGGGTCGCCGGAGCAGCCGGGCAACCCCGGAAACCCCGGCACCCCCGAGCAGCCGGGCAACCCGGAGACCCCCGGAAACCCCGGAAACCCCGGGAGCCCGCAGAACCCGGACGAGCCCACCCACCCCGGCACCCCGAGCACGCCGCCCAGCACGGGCGGCGAGACGCCGGGTGGTGGCTCTTCGCACAGGAACCAGCCGGGCGGCCAGTCCGTCACCCAGCCCCAGGGTGACGCCGAGCTCGCCCAGACCGGCAGTGACCTGCCGCTGGGCCTCGTCCTGCCGGTCGGCGCGGGCGCGCTGCTGGCGGGCTCGGTGCTGTACCGCAAGGCACGGACCTCGGCGTAG
- the corA gene encoding magnesium/cobalt transporter CorA translates to MIVDCAIYRDGRRTEGPDDLSDALDLCRLQDDAFVWIGLYEPTENEFDRVTQEFGLHPLAVEDALKAHQRPKLEVYDDSLFMVLKPVGYEPKSDIVSSGEVMVFIGDSFVVTVRHGEEAPLGAVRQRLEHEPEMIRHGPTAVLYTVADAVVDHYVEVAGELSTDLEELETEVFSPTGGGSRHTASRIYAFKRQILEFRRASGPLAQPLSRLAGTGMFGARVPFVHEKAQPFFRDVSDHLTRVNESVEGLDRLVSDVLSAHLAQMSVRQNDDMRKISAWAAMAAVPTMVAGIYGMNFDHMPELDWMWSYPLLIAGMAALEVLLYRLFKSRGWL, encoded by the coding sequence GTGATCGTCGACTGCGCCATCTACCGCGACGGGCGCCGGACGGAAGGGCCGGACGACCTCTCCGACGCCCTGGATCTGTGCCGTCTGCAGGACGACGCGTTCGTCTGGATCGGCCTCTACGAGCCCACGGAGAACGAGTTCGACCGCGTCACGCAGGAGTTCGGACTGCATCCGCTGGCGGTCGAGGACGCCCTGAAGGCGCATCAGCGGCCGAAGCTGGAGGTGTACGACGACTCGCTGTTCATGGTCCTCAAGCCGGTCGGGTACGAGCCGAAGAGCGACATCGTCTCCTCCGGCGAGGTCATGGTCTTCATCGGCGACTCGTTCGTGGTGACCGTCCGGCACGGCGAGGAGGCGCCCCTGGGGGCCGTACGGCAGCGTCTCGAACACGAGCCGGAGATGATCCGGCACGGTCCCACGGCCGTGCTGTACACGGTCGCCGACGCCGTGGTCGACCACTACGTGGAGGTGGCGGGCGAGCTGAGCACCGACCTGGAGGAGCTGGAGACGGAGGTGTTCTCGCCGACCGGCGGCGGTTCCCGGCACACGGCGTCCCGCATCTACGCCTTCAAGCGGCAGATCCTGGAGTTCCGCAGGGCCAGCGGCCCCCTGGCGCAGCCCCTGTCCCGGCTCGCGGGCACCGGCATGTTCGGCGCGCGCGTGCCCTTCGTGCACGAGAAGGCGCAGCCCTTCTTCCGGGACGTGAGCGACCACCTCACGCGCGTGAACGAGTCCGTGGAGGGCCTGGACCGGCTCGTCTCCGACGTCCTGTCGGCGCATCTGGCGCAGATGAGCGTCCGGCAGAACGACGACATGCGCAAGATCTCCGCGTGGGCGGCCATGGCCGCGGTCCCCACCATGGTCGCGGGGATCTACGGCATGAACTTCGACCACATGCCGGAGCTGGACTGGATGTGGTCGTATCCGCTGCTGATTGCGGGCATGGCCGCCCTGGAGGTGCTGCTGTACCGGCTGTTCAAGAGCCGGGGTTGGCTGTAG
- the mshC gene encoding cysteine--1-D-myo-inosityl 2-amino-2-deoxy-alpha-D-glucopyranoside ligase: MYAWPASEVPALPGQGRDLRIHDTATGGPVTLDPGPVARIYVCGITPYDATHIGHAATYNAFDLVQRVWLDTKRQVHYVQNVTDVDDPLLERAERDNIDWVALAEKETALFREDMTALRMLPPRHYIGAVEAIPGIVPLVERLRDAGAAYELEGDIYFSVESDPDFGKVSGLDAAAMRLLSAERGGDPDRPGKKNPLDPMLWMAAREGEPSWDGGSLGRGRPGWHIECVAIALDHLGMGFDVQGGGSDLAFPHHEMGASHAQVLTGEFPMAKAYVHAGMVALHGEKMSKSKGNLVFVSQLRRDGVDPAAIRLALLAHHYRADWEWTDQVLQDAVARLDRWRAAVSRPDGPPAEALVEETREALANDLDAPAALAAVDRWAATQEERGGTDTGAPGVVSRAVDALLGVAL, translated from the coding sequence ATGTATGCCTGGCCCGCTTCTGAGGTCCCCGCCCTGCCTGGTCAGGGCCGCGACCTGAGGATCCACGACACCGCGACCGGCGGTCCGGTCACCCTCGACCCCGGTCCCGTCGCCCGTATCTACGTCTGCGGCATCACCCCGTACGACGCGACCCACATCGGTCACGCGGCGACCTACAACGCGTTCGACCTCGTGCAGCGCGTGTGGCTCGACACCAAGCGGCAGGTTCACTACGTCCAGAACGTCACCGACGTCGACGATCCGCTGCTGGAGCGGGCCGAGCGCGACAACATCGACTGGGTCGCCCTCGCCGAGAAGGAGACCGCCCTCTTCCGCGAGGACATGACCGCCCTGCGCATGCTGCCCCCGCGGCACTACATCGGCGCGGTCGAGGCGATACCCGGCATCGTGCCGCTCGTGGAGCGCCTGCGGGACGCCGGCGCCGCGTACGAACTCGAAGGGGACATCTACTTCTCCGTCGAGTCCGACCCCGACTTCGGCAAGGTGTCGGGCCTCGACGCCGCCGCGATGCGACTGCTGTCCGCCGAGCGTGGCGGCGACCCGGACCGTCCGGGCAAGAAGAACCCGCTCGACCCGATGTTGTGGATGGCCGCCCGCGAGGGCGAGCCCAGCTGGGACGGCGGTTCGCTCGGGCGCGGACGGCCCGGCTGGCACATCGAGTGCGTCGCCATCGCCCTCGACCACCTCGGCATGGGCTTCGACGTCCAGGGCGGCGGCTCCGACCTGGCCTTCCCGCACCACGAGATGGGTGCCTCGCACGCCCAGGTGCTGACCGGCGAGTTCCCCATGGCCAAGGCGTACGTCCACGCCGGCATGGTCGCCCTGCACGGCGAGAAGATGTCCAAGTCCAAGGGGAACCTGGTCTTCGTGTCGCAGCTGCGGCGCGACGGCGTCGACCCCGCCGCCATCCGGCTCGCCCTCCTGGCCCACCACTACCGGGCCGACTGGGAGTGGACCGACCAGGTGCTTCAGGACGCCGTCGCCCGTCTCGACCGTTGGCGGGCCGCGGTCTCCCGGCCCGACGGGCCGCCCGCCGAGGCGCTCGTCGAGGAGACCCGCGAGGCCCTCGCGAACGACCTGGACGCCCCGGCCGCGCTCGCCGCGGTCGACCGCTGGGCCGCGACGCAGGAGGAGCGCGGCGGTACGGACACGGGCGCCCCCGGTGTCGTATCGCGGGCCGTCGACGCGCTGCTGGGCGTGGCTCTGTAA